A region of Marnyiella aurantia DNA encodes the following proteins:
- a CDS encoding peptidylprolyl isomerase encodes MTNKIKFSLILGIFFTFLSVSLSAQLEKGKLVDGIAAVIGNEIILESDIEEQINYAAQQGTAAANKCQVMESILNNKIVVYEAKRDTLIENRTEAIKENANLKYNQILGQFPDEKTMLAAYKFRTGYEMKTAIEKIDSDQYYGQAKYQSITQKADVTPNEVTDFYNTYKLQLPEVKDEVTLAQISIYPKLTESHKEEIIGRLKKIKQDILNGESFESQARIYSEDPGSAPNGGLMKNISKGQMVKPFEAAALNLQEGEISDPIESEFGYHIIKLERRAGKMYDARHILIATTPTADEIETAKKELDVIKTSIEQGKITFKDAAFKHSDDKRTKFNAGILTDNAGSDRMERLSLSPTLGYQVAGLNKGDITDVFEDELNRRKAVSIVKIEEVIPAHQLTIETDYDRIKQLALNKKRNEMVEKWIKQRIPNIFISIDNRYADCSFQPELKKSILTK; translated from the coding sequence ATGACAAACAAAATAAAATTTTCCCTTATTCTGGGAATATTCTTCACCTTTTTATCTGTGTCCTTGTCGGCTCAGCTGGAAAAAGGTAAACTGGTAGACGGTATTGCAGCGGTAATCGGAAACGAAATTATCCTGGAATCCGATATTGAGGAACAGATAAACTATGCCGCCCAGCAGGGAACGGCTGCGGCTAATAAATGCCAGGTGATGGAAAGCATCTTAAACAATAAAATCGTTGTTTACGAAGCGAAAAGAGATACCCTGATTGAGAACCGTACTGAAGCCATTAAGGAAAATGCCAATCTGAAATATAACCAGATTTTGGGACAGTTTCCGGATGAGAAAACCATGCTTGCAGCCTATAAGTTCCGTACAGGATACGAAATGAAGACTGCAATTGAAAAAATAGACAGCGACCAATATTATGGTCAGGCAAAGTACCAGAGCATTACCCAGAAGGCAGACGTTACCCCAAATGAAGTTACCGATTTTTACAATACCTATAAACTGCAGCTGCCTGAGGTTAAAGATGAGGTTACGCTGGCTCAGATCAGTATCTATCCTAAACTTACCGAATCTCATAAAGAGGAAATCATAGGCAGACTGAAAAAGATCAAGCAGGATATCCTGAACGGCGAAAGTTTCGAAAGTCAGGCAAGGATTTACTCAGAAGATCCGGGTTCGGCACCTAACGGGGGACTGATGAAGAATATTTCTAAGGGACAGATGGTGAAACCGTTTGAAGCGGCCGCACTTAACCTTCAGGAAGGTGAAATATCTGATCCTATAGAGTCTGAATTTGGCTATCACATTATAAAACTTGAACGCAGAGCCGGAAAAATGTACGATGCAAGACATATCCTTATTGCTACTACACCCACTGCCGACGAGATTGAAACCGCCAAAAAAGAACTTGACGTCATCAAAACTTCCATTGAGCAGGGTAAAATTACCTTTAAGGATGCGGCTTTCAAACATTCAGATGATAAGAGAACAAAATTCAACGCCGGAATATTAACAGATAATGCCGGATCCGACCGTATGGAAAGACTGTCACTGTCTCCTACGCTTGGTTATCAGGTTGCCGGTCTTAATAAAGGCGATATCACTGATGTGTTTGAAGATGAACTGAACCGGCGCAAAGCGGTGAGCATTGTAAAGATTGAAGAGGTGATTCCAGCGCACCAGCTAACTATTGAAACCGACTATGACCGCATTAAGCAACTGGCCCTGAACAAGAAACGTAACGAAATGGTAGAGAAATGGATTAAGCAAAGAATACCAAATATCTTTATCTCGATAGATAACCGGTATGCTGACTGCAGTTTCCAGCCCGAACTTAAGAAATCAATATTGACGAAATAA
- a CDS encoding septal ring lytic transglycosylase RlpA family protein, producing the protein MMKRLFLVIIMMISALGLYSFKNDTNDNDEVKTSYASYYHDKFNGRKTASGEKFSNSKLTAAHRTLPFGTKVKVTNLRNDQSVVVVINDRGPFTASRALDLSKAAFDEIGNLDRGTMPIEYEILD; encoded by the coding sequence ATGATGAAAAGATTATTTCTCGTAATCATAATGATGATTTCAGCTCTTGGCCTTTATTCTTTCAAGAATGATACCAATGATAACGATGAGGTGAAAACAAGTTATGCATCCTATTACCACGACAAATTTAACGGACGGAAAACCGCAAGCGGTGAAAAGTTCAGCAACTCAAAATTAACTGCAGCGCACCGCACGCTTCCTTTTGGTACTAAGGTGAAGGTAACCAACCTTAGAAATGACCAAAGTGTTGTAGTAGTCATAAACGACAGAGGACCTTTTACTGCCTCACGCGCACTGGACCTTTCCAAAGCGGCATTTGATGAGATTGGCAATCTGGACCGCGGTACAATGCCTATAGAATACGAAATACTTGATTAA
- a CDS encoding NUDIX hydrolase, with translation MGLYARDLITRIQQAELEGENAHAVYSPPYRPLFSYEEIMNRAPKFAAVNIVLYLKDNQWFFPLIVRSTNERDRHSGQISLPGGKKEESDRDFEHTAKRETSEEMGIEQHYLRTIREMSPIYIPPSNFYVRPFVSYTRKNPTFILQETEAVELIEFPVSSLLNLAEQPTMAVLPGSNGVEVPVISFNGYMIWGATSMILSEFSTLLKKL, from the coding sequence ATGGGACTTTATGCAAGAGATTTGATCACCAGGATTCAGCAGGCCGAACTGGAAGGCGAGAACGCGCATGCGGTGTATTCGCCACCTTACAGACCGCTGTTTTCTTATGAAGAGATAATGAACCGCGCACCTAAATTTGCGGCAGTGAACATAGTTCTTTACCTGAAGGACAACCAGTGGTTTTTCCCACTTATCGTCCGAAGTACGAATGAGCGCGACCGGCACAGCGGCCAGATCTCCCTGCCGGGTGGAAAAAAGGAGGAGTCAGACCGCGACTTTGAGCATACAGCCAAACGCGAAACTTCAGAAGAAATGGGTATAGAACAGCATTATTTACGAACAATCAGGGAAATGTCGCCAATCTATATTCCGCCAAGTAACTTCTATGTGAGGCCCTTTGTGTCGTATACCCGCAAAAACCCTACTTTCATCCTGCAGGAAACCGAAGCAGTAGAACTGATAGAATTTCCCGTCTCATCACTCTTAAACCTTGCCGAGCAGCCCACCATGGCAGTACTCCCCGGATCAAACGGTGTAGAGGTTCCTGTAATATCCTTTAACGGTTATATGATTTGGGGCGCCACTTCAATGATTCTAAGCGAATTCAGCACATTGCTGAAAAAATTGTAA
- a CDS encoding lysophospholipid acyltransferase family protein, whose amino-acid sequence MAKKNIFTDAFGNLYIIKRLIVFIVGMISYRRFNGFNKLKITGTEHLANLPDSNVLFVSNHQTYFADVAAMYHVFCAVNNGFHNTIKNPVYLLNPKVDFYYVAAEETMKSGILARIFRMAGAITVKRTWRAEGQNVNRHVDLKEVDNIMKALDNGWVITFPQGTTSAFAQGRRGTAKLVKNQRPIVIPIKINGFRRAFDKKGLRIKVTGVKPTLEFKAPLEIDYDNENAQQILVKIMTAIEQTEEFNLLHEYEKELKAKKQVENEINELQ is encoded by the coding sequence ATGGCGAAGAAAAATATTTTCACTGATGCCTTTGGCAATCTGTATATTATTAAAAGACTGATCGTCTTTATCGTAGGTATGATTTCCTACCGCCGTTTCAACGGTTTTAACAAGCTCAAGATTACCGGTACGGAGCATTTGGCTAACCTTCCGGACAGCAATGTACTGTTCGTCTCCAACCATCAGACGTATTTTGCAGATGTTGCGGCCATGTATCATGTTTTCTGTGCGGTGAATAACGGCTTTCACAATACCATCAAGAATCCTGTGTACCTGCTGAATCCCAAAGTCGATTTCTACTATGTAGCTGCGGAGGAAACCATGAAATCGGGAATCCTTGCGCGCATATTCAGGATGGCAGGAGCCATTACCGTGAAAAGGACCTGGCGGGCAGAGGGACAGAACGTGAATCGCCACGTGGACCTGAAGGAAGTGGATAATATAATGAAGGCTCTGGACAATGGTTGGGTTATCACTTTCCCGCAGGGAACAACCTCCGCATTTGCCCAGGGGCGCCGCGGAACAGCCAAGCTCGTAAAAAATCAAAGGCCAATTGTTATCCCAATTAAAATAAATGGCTTCCGCCGGGCGTTCGATAAAAAAGGACTCCGGATAAAAGTTACCGGAGTTAAGCCGACTCTTGAATTCAAAGCGCCACTTGAAATTGACTATGACAACGAAAATGCACAGCAGATTCTTGTAAAAATCATGACCGCCATTGAGCAGACAGAAGAGTTTAATCTACTTCATGAATATGAAAAAGAGCTTAAGGCCAAAAAACAGGTTGAAAACGAAATAAATGAACTGCAATGA
- a CDS encoding NAD(P)H-dependent flavin oxidoreductase, giving the protein MSNFIDFGVAEKMYRESQNRISRLFNIKYPIVQGGMIWHSGWKLASAVSNCGGLGLIGAGSMYPDVLRDHIRKCKTATDRPFGVNVPMLYPNLDEVIDIILEEGVEIIFTSAGNPRTYTETLKKEGLKVAHVVSSTKFALKCQEAGVDAVVAEGFEAGGHNGRDETTTLCLIPNVRKHIDIPLIAAGGIALGSQLKAAMILGADGVQIGSRFAATVEASGHEAWKEKITGLNEGDTQLTLKELAPVRLVKNKFFRDIERLYETGRDTEALTATLGRARAKRGMFEGDLEEGELEIGQVSAVIDEVLPVETVFAHLLKEFEAAGNPTL; this is encoded by the coding sequence ATGAGCAATTTTATTGACTTCGGCGTAGCCGAAAAGATGTATCGGGAATCCCAAAACAGGATTTCCAGACTATTCAATATAAAGTATCCCATCGTGCAGGGTGGCATGATCTGGCATTCAGGATGGAAACTGGCCTCTGCAGTCTCCAATTGCGGTGGGCTGGGTCTTATAGGTGCCGGCAGCATGTATCCGGATGTGCTGCGGGATCATATCCGTAAATGTAAAACAGCAACGGACAGGCCGTTTGGTGTTAATGTTCCGATGCTGTATCCGAACCTGGATGAAGTTATTGATATTATTCTGGAAGAAGGAGTGGAAATCATATTTACATCGGCCGGTAATCCTAGAACTTATACCGAAACCCTTAAGAAAGAAGGGTTGAAAGTGGCCCATGTTGTCTCATCAACCAAGTTTGCGCTGAAATGCCAGGAAGCCGGAGTTGATGCAGTTGTAGCTGAAGGTTTTGAAGCCGGCGGTCATAACGGTCGCGACGAAACCACCACCTTATGTCTTATCCCTAATGTTCGCAAACATATTGATATACCACTTATAGCCGCGGGTGGAATCGCGCTCGGTTCACAGCTGAAAGCTGCTATGATATTGGGTGCCGACGGTGTGCAGATTGGGTCCCGTTTTGCAGCAACTGTGGAAGCAAGTGGTCATGAGGCATGGAAGGAAAAAATTACGGGACTTAATGAGGGCGATACACAACTTACTCTAAAAGAGCTGGCACCCGTACGCCTGGTGAAGAACAAGTTCTTTAGGGATATTGAAAGGCTTTATGAGACCGGAAGAGACACGGAAGCACTTACTGCCACTTTGGGCCGGGCCAGGGCAAAGCGCGGGATGTTTGAGGGCGATCTAGAAGAAGGCGAACTGGAAATCGGTCAGGTCTCTGCAGTAATCGATGAGGTATTACCCGTTGAGACCGTATTTGCACATCTGCTGAAGGAATTTGAAGCAGCCGGTAATCCGACACTTTAG
- the gldD gene encoding gliding motility lipoprotein GldD: MFKKLILLLPAVLLVSCGKDSVPKPRGDLRLEYPEPKYVKFAEPCPFTFEYSDFSEITDAKKQRNCWYYINYNGMKGKVFLTYYPIKGDFEAHVKESEKMVYEHTVKASSIETKSFQYPEKKVFGNFYELKGQSASNLQFYITDSTRHFVTAYLYFNSRPKPDSLAPAVDYVKRDMLHLIDTFEWK; encoded by the coding sequence ATGTTTAAAAAACTAATTCTTCTTTTACCAGCAGTACTGCTGGTTTCATGCGGTAAGGATTCGGTTCCGAAGCCCAGGGGAGACCTTCGTCTGGAGTATCCGGAGCCAAAATATGTGAAGTTTGCGGAGCCCTGTCCTTTTACATTTGAATATTCAGATTTTTCTGAAATTACCGATGCCAAAAAGCAGAGAAACTGCTGGTATTACATTAACTATAACGGGATGAAGGGCAAGGTTTTCCTTACTTATTACCCCATTAAGGGCGACTTCGAAGCTCATGTAAAGGAATCGGAAAAAATGGTCTATGAACATACCGTAAAGGCCAGTTCAATCGAGACCAAGTCTTTCCAATATCCGGAGAAGAAGGTTTTCGGAAATTTTTATGAATTAAAAGGGCAGAGTGCCTCCAATCTTCAGTTTTATATTACAGACAGTACACGGCATTTCGTAACAGCGTATCTGTACTTCAACTCGCGGCCAAAACCCGATTCCCTGGCACCGGCTGTAGATTACGTGAAGCGGGATATGCTGCACCTTATCGATACCTTTGAGTGGAAGTAG
- a CDS encoding Rne/Rng family ribonuclease, with protein sequence MKKELIISHEGERSKIALLEDGRLFELHEEEDKSDFVVGDLFIGKVKKLAPNLNAAFVGIGYDKDAFLHYQDLGPQYLTYKKFLKDTIARKQQDSSLKNFEIQPEINKNGIIDKVLNKDDSVILQITKEPISTKGPRISTQISLTGRFLVLIPFDKSVSISKKIESAEERDRLKTLIESIKPEGFGVIIRTVAEGKKVAELHNDMNQLVQKWENTFRNIQKNKVPGKILSEEGKASAILRDNFNADFVSIICDDEEMVEDMKAYLEVIAPERKNIVQFYDKPTPLLEYYNVEKQLKQSFGKHVNIPSSKGAYLVIEHTEALHVIDVNSGNNISSGAAGNREHALHVNRMAATEIARQLRLRDMGGIIVVDFIDMVNADHRRELFEHLKTEMSRDKARHKILPPSKFGLIQLTRQRTRPENQIETKEENPNAAGEILAPIVVVERMEEMIRTLMQTEKGKIFLHVHPFVEAYLTKGLMSIQTKWYLKYKKWVTIIPRDSFKYLEYKLINADKEELMSYSN encoded by the coding sequence ATGAAGAAAGAACTGATAATATCACATGAAGGTGAGCGGTCCAAAATTGCCTTGCTGGAAGATGGCCGTCTGTTTGAACTCCACGAAGAGGAGGACAAAAGCGACTTTGTGGTAGGCGATCTTTTTATCGGTAAAGTGAAAAAACTGGCTCCCAATCTGAACGCTGCCTTTGTAGGCATTGGTTATGATAAGGATGCATTTCTGCATTACCAGGACCTGGGTCCGCAGTATCTGACCTACAAAAAATTCCTGAAAGATACGATTGCCCGCAAGCAGCAGGACTCTTCGCTGAAGAACTTTGAAATTCAGCCGGAAATCAATAAAAACGGCATCATCGATAAAGTCCTTAACAAGGACGACAGTGTAATCCTACAGATCACAAAAGAACCTATTTCCACAAAAGGACCGCGGATTTCTACACAGATCTCCCTCACAGGACGTTTTCTCGTACTGATTCCTTTTGACAAAAGTGTTTCCATTTCCAAAAAGATTGAAAGTGCCGAAGAGCGTGACCGCCTTAAGACACTTATTGAAAGTATTAAACCGGAAGGTTTTGGTGTAATAATACGTACCGTAGCCGAGGGTAAGAAAGTGGCCGAGCTCCACAATGACATGAACCAACTGGTTCAGAAATGGGAAAACACATTCCGCAATATACAGAAGAACAAAGTTCCCGGTAAAATCCTGAGCGAGGAAGGAAAAGCCTCTGCAATCCTAAGGGATAATTTCAATGCCGATTTTGTATCTATTATTTGCGATGACGAGGAAATGGTGGAGGACATGAAGGCCTATCTGGAAGTCATTGCGCCGGAAAGGAAGAACATCGTCCAGTTTTACGACAAGCCTACTCCACTGCTGGAGTATTATAATGTAGAAAAGCAGCTTAAGCAAAGTTTTGGCAAACACGTAAATATTCCTTCGTCCAAAGGAGCCTATCTTGTTATAGAACACACCGAAGCACTGCACGTTATAGACGTGAACTCCGGTAACAACATCAGCTCGGGAGCTGCAGGCAACCGCGAACATGCGCTGCATGTGAACCGAATGGCAGCAACTGAGATTGCCCGCCAACTGCGACTGCGGGATATGGGCGGCATTATTGTGGTCGATTTTATTGATATGGTAAATGCGGACCACCGACGCGAGCTTTTTGAACATCTGAAAACCGAGATGAGCCGCGATAAGGCCAGACATAAAATTTTGCCACCAAGCAAATTCGGACTTATACAGTTAACCAGACAGAGAACCCGACCAGAAAACCAAATTGAAACCAAAGAGGAAAACCCTAATGCTGCCGGCGAAATCCTGGCACCCATAGTGGTGGTAGAACGTATGGAAGAGATGATCCGTACGCTGATGCAGACTGAAAAGGGAAAGATTTTCCTGCATGTGCATCCATTTGTAGAAGCTTATCTTACCAAAGGCCTTATGAGCATACAGACCAAATGGTACCTTAAATACAAAAAATGGGTAACCATCATTCCGCGTGATTCATTTAAATATCTGGAATACAAACTTATTAACGCAGATAAGGAGGAGCTTATGAGCTATTCCAACTGA
- a CDS encoding PfkB family carbohydrate kinase — translation MKLLVVGSVAFDAIETPFGKTDKILGGAATYIGLAASLMKVKSGIVSVVGGDFPDTYMNLLQSRGVNTEGIEVIADGKTFFWSGKYHNDLNSRDTLVTEVNVLENFDPKIPASMEDAEVLLLGNLHPGVQLSVLEKMKNRPKLVILDTMNFWMDSAMEILMQMIAKTDVITINDEEARQLSGEYSLVKAAKKIHAMGPAFVIIKKGEHGALLFHDDRIFAIPAMPLEEVFDPTGAGDTFAGGFASYLVKKGKFDFETMKSALIAGSALASFTVEKFGTERLQEITEVELGERILQFKELTTFETEV, via the coding sequence ATGAAATTACTCGTAGTAGGCAGTGTGGCCTTTGATGCTATAGAAACTCCTTTCGGAAAAACAGATAAAATTCTTGGTGGAGCTGCCACCTATATCGGCCTTGCCGCTTCTCTTATGAAAGTAAAGTCCGGTATTGTATCCGTTGTTGGTGGAGATTTTCCGGATACTTATATGAACTTGCTGCAATCCCGGGGCGTAAACACAGAAGGTATCGAAGTTATTGCTGACGGCAAGACTTTCTTCTGGAGCGGTAAATATCACAACGACCTTAATTCCCGCGATACTTTGGTCACCGAAGTGAACGTGCTGGAAAACTTTGATCCAAAAATACCTGCTTCAATGGAGGATGCCGAAGTTTTGCTGCTTGGAAATCTTCACCCGGGTGTACAGCTTTCAGTGCTGGAGAAAATGAAAAACAGGCCAAAGCTTGTAATTCTGGATACCATGAATTTCTGGATGGATTCTGCAATGGAGATCTTGATGCAGATGATTGCAAAAACAGATGTAATCACGATCAATGATGAGGAAGCCAGACAGCTTTCCGGTGAATATTCCCTGGTGAAGGCGGCTAAGAAGATTCATGCAATGGGTCCGGCCTTTGTGATCATTAAGAAAGGTGAACACGGAGCGCTGCTTTTCCACGATGACCGAATCTTTGCCATCCCGGCCATGCCGCTGGAGGAGGTGTTTGATCCAACCGGTGCCGGCGATACCTTTGCCGGCGGTTTTGCCTCTTATTTGGTAAAGAAAGGCAAATTTGATTTCGAAACTATGAAATCCGCACTTATCGCAGGATCTGCGCTGGCATCCTTTACAGTGGAAAAATTCGGTACCGAAAGGCTGCAGGAAATTACCGAAGTTGAACTTGGGGAACGGATTCTTCAGTTTAAGGAACTTACAACATTCGAAACCGAGGTTTAA
- a CDS encoding HU family DNA-binding protein — MTKAELVNTISTKLGTEKGDTQKVVEAFMHEIRSAMYKGDNVYLRGFGSFIIKTRAAKTGRNISKNTAIEIPAHNIPAFKPSKTFTEKVKTRVAVNNN, encoded by the coding sequence ATGACAAAGGCAGAATTGGTAAATACCATCTCAACTAAATTGGGGACAGAGAAAGGTGATACTCAGAAAGTTGTAGAAGCTTTCATGCACGAGATAAGAAGTGCGATGTACAAAGGAGACAATGTATATTTAAGAGGTTTCGGTTCTTTCATCATCAAGACCAGAGCTGCAAAAACGGGAAGGAACATATCCAAGAACACTGCAATTGAAATTCCCGCACATAATATCCCGGCATTTAAGCCATCCAAGACTTTCACTGAAAAGGTAAAAACCAGAGTAGCTGTAAACAATAACTAA
- the mutY gene encoding A/G-specific adenine glycosylase has protein sequence MKNYKQNADFLYLGKALLAWYGIYGRDLPFRKTKDPYKIWICEIIFQQTRIQQGLDHYNKFIERFPDVASLAAAETDEVLLYWKGLGYYSRALNLQKAAVQIMTEFGGVFPDNYNDILSLRGVGPYTAAAVSSICFGMHIPAVDGNFYRVLSRVFADDTDISHSSSFAYFSELALRLMPPGEAGTFNEAVMDLGSEICRPRNPLCDQCPLQKDCRAFQLGRTAEFPVKTKKTAVKELKLTYYFVRFGNEILIRRRAEDHIWKKLYEFPDEVPVNLLPVVMETNTVYHKLSHRNLSIDFVDVFPEKRTEFEALAQAGSYQIVTLEQSLLHSFPKPLENYIAAQVARP, from the coding sequence TTGAAAAACTACAAACAAAACGCTGATTTTCTTTACCTTGGTAAGGCGCTGCTGGCTTGGTACGGGATTTACGGACGCGATTTACCATTCAGAAAAACAAAGGATCCCTATAAGATATGGATATGCGAAATTATCTTTCAGCAAACGCGGATTCAGCAGGGCCTGGATCACTACAATAAATTTATTGAACGCTTTCCGGATGTGGCCTCCCTGGCAGCAGCCGAAACCGACGAAGTCCTTTTGTACTGGAAAGGGCTGGGATATTATTCCAGGGCACTGAACCTGCAAAAGGCTGCGGTGCAGATTATGACTGAATTTGGAGGCGTCTTCCCAGATAATTATAATGACATACTGTCGTTGCGTGGGGTAGGGCCTTATACCGCGGCGGCAGTGTCCAGTATCTGCTTCGGCATGCATATCCCTGCCGTTGACGGGAATTTCTACCGGGTGCTTTCCAGGGTTTTTGCAGATGATACCGATATTTCACACAGCAGCTCCTTTGCTTACTTTTCGGAACTTGCTCTCAGGTTGATGCCACCAGGTGAAGCCGGAACCTTTAATGAAGCTGTAATGGACCTGGGATCGGAAATCTGCAGGCCGCGAAATCCGCTTTGTGACCAATGTCCCCTGCAGAAAGACTGCCGTGCATTCCAGCTTGGCCGGACAGCAGAATTTCCTGTGAAAACAAAAAAAACGGCTGTTAAGGAACTTAAACTTACCTACTACTTTGTCAGATTTGGTAATGAAATACTGATTCGCCGGCGAGCTGAAGATCATATCTGGAAAAAGCTGTACGAATTTCCGGATGAAGTGCCGGTCAACTTACTGCCGGTTGTAATGGAAACCAATACTGTATATCATAAACTGTCTCACCGTAATTTAAGCATTGATTTTGTTGATGTTTTTCCGGAAAAACGTACAGAATTTGAGGCGTTGGCGCAGGCTGGCAGCTATCAGATCGTAACGCTGGAACAGAGCTTACTGCACTCTTTTCCGAAGCCTCTGGAGAATTATATTGCGGCGCAGGTTGCCAGGCCCTGA
- the queG gene encoding tRNA epoxyqueuosine(34) reductase QueG, translating into MHSSNQEKLSQLVKSKAKAFGFQNCGISRAGFLEEDARPLEEWLKKDYHGKMGYMENHFDKRLDPSLLVHGAKSVISLSYNYFPAQKIPSHDNFKISKYAYGQDYHEVIKEIMAEMVSELRTEIGDFSCRVFTDSAPVLERSWARKSGIGWVGKNANLITKQSGSFYFLAEIISDLDLAEDHPTTDHCGTCRKCIDACPTDAIVSDKIIDGSKCISYATIELREAIPDHFRDRMQDWMFGCDICQDVCPWNRFSVPHSQEKFEPNEKLKNFTKKDWQELDQELFSEVFRKSPVKRAKFAGLKRNISFLGSLES; encoded by the coding sequence ATGCACTCCTCAAACCAAGAAAAACTTTCACAGCTTGTTAAATCCAAAGCAAAAGCATTCGGATTTCAGAACTGCGGCATCTCACGCGCCGGTTTTCTTGAGGAAGATGCCCGCCCGCTGGAGGAATGGCTTAAAAAGGATTACCATGGTAAGATGGGTTATATGGAGAACCATTTCGACAAAAGACTGGACCCAAGTCTGCTGGTGCACGGCGCCAAATCGGTGATCTCACTCTCCTATAATTACTTCCCTGCGCAGAAGATTCCCAGTCATGATAATTTCAAGATTTCCAAATATGCCTATGGTCAGGATTATCATGAAGTTATCAAAGAAATCATGGCTGAAATGGTGTCGGAACTCCGTACAGAGATTGGCGACTTCAGTTGCCGCGTATTTACAGACTCAGCGCCGGTGCTGGAGAGGAGCTGGGCCCGTAAATCCGGTATAGGCTGGGTGGGTAAGAATGCAAACCTGATTACCAAACAGAGTGGTTCATTTTATTTTTTAGCCGAAATTATTTCTGACCTGGACCTGGCAGAAGACCACCCGACCACTGACCACTGCGGCACCTGTCGAAAGTGTATCGACGCATGTCCTACAGACGCGATCGTATCCGATAAAATTATTGACGGCAGTAAATGTATTTCCTACGCAACGATCGAACTCAGGGAAGCGATTCCGGACCACTTCCGCGACCGTATGCAGGACTGGATGTTCGGTTGTGATATTTGCCAGGATGTATGTCCGTGGAACCGTTTTTCTGTACCACATTCGCAGGAGAAATTCGAACCAAATGAAAAGCTGAAGAATTTTACAAAAAAAGACTGGCAGGAACTGGACCAGGAACTTTTTTCTGAAGTTTTCCGTAAATCACCGGTCAAAAGAGCCAAATTTGCAGGTTTGAAACGGAATATTTCGTTTCTGGGAAGTTTAGAAAGTTAG
- a CDS encoding rhodanese-like domain-containing protein produces the protein MDSINEILGSGDYHLIDVREPMELEMDGKIEDARNIPLGELEERKQEITNLNGNIIFFCRSGNRSGKAVDYFKSQGMTNVYNGGGYGDMKTALEQN, from the coding sequence ATGGATTCGATAAACGAAATTTTAGGCTCCGGCGACTACCACCTGATCGATGTGCGCGAACCAATGGAACTGGAAATGGACGGCAAGATTGAAGATGCCCGTAATATTCCACTTGGCGAACTGGAAGAGCGCAAGCAGGAAATTACCAATCTGAACGGAAACATCATCTTCTTCTGCAGAAGCGGTAACCGCAGCGGTAAAGCAGTGGATTATTTCAAATCGCAGGGCATGACCAACGTCTATAACGGCGGTGGTTACGGTGATATGAAAACCGCTCTGGAGCAGAACTAA